The Candidatus Binatia bacterium region CTCGCGGCGTGGGGTCTCGGCGCCAACCTGGGCCTGACCGTTCACGATCCCGCCGAGTCCGGAGCGGATAACGTCACCCTGATCGGGTTCCCCAGCCAGGCCAGCGTGTTCACGTCGTTGCGCCCGGGGCTGCGGGTCGCGTATGCGGGGGATTCCTCGCCGCACGAGGCGTACCTGGACGTGAGCCTCGATCACGAGGCCTCGAACGGAGAGAATTTCACCGCGGTGCGCCTCGGCGGGAACTATCAGTACAACTTCAACGGCTCTTCATTCCGGCCCTACGTCACGGCCGGTCTGGGCGTCTTCAGCGAGCACGCCAATTTCCTTGGGAGCACGAGCGCCACGTCGATGACCTTCGGCGGCGGTGCGGGCGTCGGTTTCCCGATCGGCAACCAGGCCGGACGCCTCCGCCTGGAGGCGCGCTTCGACAAGCTTCAGGAAGGGAAGGACAATGGCGACGTGGTGATCGGCGAGGCCACCATCCGGAGCCTGCTGTTCGGATTCGACCTCTGGCTCCGATGAACGACGCCAACGTGAGAGCCAAGCCGCCCACCGCGCCGATCCTGGTCCTCGGGCTGTTCGCAGGTCTCCTCGCGGGCCTGACCTCGTGCGGGCGGGGCGGAGACTCGGGGCCCGCAATGACCGCGGCCGAGGCCGACACCCTGATGAAGTCCTATGCCAAGGATCGCTCCGATACGGAGACCTGGCTCAAGTCCTCGCCGACGTCCTACCTGGCCACGACCCAGCGCCAGGACTTCGGGGATCGCGCCACGATGACGATCGGAAGCGCTGCCGGGAGCGACGTACGGGTCGAGGACCCGGCGGTGAAGCCGCATCACCTGCGGGTGACGGTCGAGGGCGACTCGTTCCGTGTCGAGGGGGTAGACCGCGGCGCAACGTTCGAGATCCTCAAGGACTCCACGACGACGACCTCGGCCACGGTGCCTCCGTCGAGCATCAAAGTCGGGCGGTTCACGATGCGCTTGTCGCACCAGCGTTTCCCGGCGATCATCGTCTTCGACCCGCAGAGCCCTCGCTTCCAGCTGTACAAGGGGATCAAGTACTTCCCGCCCGATCTCGCCTACCACATCGTCGCCGGCCTCACGCCCAATCCCCATCCGGACACGACGATCATCCTCTCGACGCGTGGCAATCGCCGGCGCGCCGTGCGCGTGGGCTGGTTCGACTTCAAGGTGAAGGGGACCCCCGTTCGGCTGGAGGCCAACCGCCTGCTCGAGCCCGGCGTCGGGGAAAAGGACGTGAGCCTCTTCTTCACCGACGCGACGACCGGGAAGGAGAGCTACGGCGTGGGCCGCTACTTGGATCCCGAGCTGCGGCCCGACGGGCGCTACGCGCTCGATTTCAACAAGTGCTACAACCCCGCGTGCGCCTATTCGGAGCACTACAACTGCCCCATCCCGCCGGCCGAGAACCACCTCAAGATTCCGATCGCGGCCGGGGAGATGGACTCGCACTACATGCATTGACCGTCAGGCCGCGCCGCTACCCCAATCACCGCAACGAGATACGCGCTGTTTCAACTTACCCTTGAAACCTGACCTCGCGCGTTAGGTATCCTTAAAGCTGCGTACTTCCACTCGGAGGGCGACCTTGATCCGCGAGCTCCCTCCCAAGGGCGCTTCCCATGGTGAGTCATCGCCGGCCACCCGCGCCGTACCGGCGCGTTTTGCCGTGGCCCTTGCGTGCGTGCTCCTCGGAGCCGTGATGCGAAGTTCGCTCGACGGCGTGCTCGGTCCCACCGGCCTTCCGTTCCTCTTCTTCTTCCCGGCGGTCGCCGCCGCGGCATGGTTCGGCGGTCTTGCTCCCGGAATCATGGCGATTCTGGCCGCCGCACTCCTCGCCAAGTGGCTCTACCTGACTCCGGTCCACAGCCTCGCCATGCCCGGGAGCTTCGACATCGCCGCCCTTCTCGGCTTCCTTTCAGGCTCCGCGCTCATCGTGTTCGCGATCGAGGCCGTTCACCGCTCTCGTGCGCGCCTCGTCCTCGAGCTGCAGGAGCGACAGCGCGCCGAATCGGGCATGGCCAAGGCCTACGAGCAGCTGGCGACGACCCTGCGCAGCATCGGCGATGGCGTCATCGTCACCGACGCCGAGGGCTTGATCACTTCCATCAATGCCGAGGGGGAACGCCTGACCGGTTGGAGGAGTGCGGAGGCGGTGGGGACGTCGCTCACGACCGTATTCCGCATCATTCACGAGAAGACCCGGAATCCTGTCGAGAGTCCGGTCGCGAGCGTGCTGCGCGACGGCCGCGTCGTCGCGCTCGCGAATCACACCGTCCTGCTTGCCCGTGACGGACGCGAGATTCCGATCGACGACAGCGCCGCGCCCGTCCGGCGCGGCGACGGTCCGATTCTCGGAGTGGTCCTCGTCTTCCGCGACGCGACCGCACAGCGCGCCGCCTACGAGGCGCACGCCCGTCTGGCCGCCATCGTCGAGTTCTCGGACGATGCGATCTTCACGAAGAGCCTCGACGGGATCGTTCGAACCTGGAACCGGAGTGCCGAGCGGCTTTTCGGATATCGAGCCGATGAGATCGTGGGAAAGCCGATCACGACGCTCATCCCGCCGGAGCTCCACCACCAGGAGCCGGAGATTCTGTCGCTGCTCCGGAGCGGCCGTCCTGTCGACCGCCTGGAGACCGACCGGATCACCAAAGACGGCCGGCGCCTCCGGGTATCGCTCAGCATCTCACCGCTTCGGGATTCCGAGGGCGAGCTGATCGGGGCCGCGAAGATCGTCCACGACATCACGGAGATCGCCGCGGCGCGCGAGTCCCTGGCACGCGAGAAGGAGCTCCTCGCGACCACGCTGGCGAGCATCGGGGACGCCGTGATCGCGACCGACCCCGAGGGGCGCGTCACCTTCCTGAACGGGGAGGCGGAACGGCTCACCGGCTGGACGAGCGCCGACGCGAGAGGGCGCCCGCTTCCGGAGGTCTTCCATATCGTGAACGAGCAGACCCGGGCGATCGTCGAGAACCCGGTCGAGAAGGCGCTTCGCCTTGGCGCGGTGGTTGGGCTCGCCAACCATACGGTGCTCCTCGCCAGGGACGGCTCGGAATGGCCGATCGACGACAGCGCGGCGCCCATCATCATGAACGGCCGCGTGTTCGGGGTCGTCCTCGTGTTCCGCGACGTGACGGAACGGAAGCAGGTGGAGGCGGCCTTGCGCGAGAGCGAACGCCGTTTCCGCCTCATGGCGGACGCCGCCCCGGTGCTCATCTGGACCACGGGGACGGACATGGGCGCCACGTGGTTCAACAAGGGCTGGCTCGATTTCGTGGGCCGCCCGATCGAGCGGGAGATCGGCGCCGGCTGGCTCGATGGAATCCATCCGGAGGACGTGCCGTCCTGCCGCCAGACCTACGGCATGGCCTTCGCCGCGCGCGAGCCGTTCTCCAGGACCTACCGGCTGCGGCGCCACGATGGCGAGTACCGCTGGGTGTTCGACCGCGGGGTTCCCTTGTACGACTCGAGCGGGGCCTTTGCGGGTTACATCGGGTCGAGCGTCGACGTCACCGAAAGCATCCTGGCGGAGAAGGCGCGACGTGACGCCGACCGGCGCAAGGACGAGTTCCTCGCGATTCTCTCTCACGAGCTGCGGAATCCGCTCGCGCCGATCCGGATGGCGGTCGGACTCCTGCGTCAGATCGGTCCGCCCGATCCCGAGCTGCATGAGCTGCGAGACATCATCGAACGGCAGACGAGCCAGCTTTCCCGCCTGCTGGACGACCTCCTGGACGTGAGCCGGATCGCCTCCGGCAAGATCGTGCTGCGGAAAGAGCGGATCCACCTCGGCCTGGCCATCGCGAGTGCCGTGGAGTCGGTGCGCCCAGCCGTCCAGGCGCGGAACCACGAGCTCGCCGTCACCATGCCTTCGGATGCGATCTACCTGGACGGCGACCTGGGCCGGCTGGCCCAGGTCTTCACGAACCTCCTTCACAACGCCGTGAAGTACACCGAGAACGGCGGACGCATCAGGCTGTGGGTCGAGCGGGAGGGGAGCGACGTGCTCGTCGGCGTGCGGGATACGGGCGTCGGGATCGCGCCGGAGCAGCTGGGGCGCGTCTTCGAGATGTTCGCCCAGGTGGACGAATCGCTGGAGCACAGCCAGGGAGGGCTGGGGGTGGGCCTCTCCCTGTCGCGGACCCTGGTCGAGCTTCATGGAGGACACATCGAGGCGCACAGCGACGGGATCGGCCACGGTAGCGAGTTCATCGTGCGCCTGCCCATCGTGCTGGCGCCCGAGCCGGAATCTCGTGGGCAAGGGCTCGCGACGGGTCCGCCCTCGGCGCCGACGGGAACCCGCATCCTGATCGCGGACGACAACGTGGACTCGGCCGCGGTGCTTGCCTGGAGCCTTCGTCGTTCCGGCCACGAGGTGCGCGTAGCCCATGACGGGGAGTCGGCGCTGGAGGCCATCCAGGTGTTCCAGCCTCGGCTTGCGATCCTGGACATCGGGATGCCCCGGCTGAATGGATATCAGCTTGCGGCCAGGATTCGTGAGCGCCTGGGGCCGGACGTGGTGCTGGTCGCGGTCACCGGCTGGGGTCAGGAAGAGGACAAGCGCCGCGCCCTGGCCGCTGGGTTCAACCACCATCTCACGAAGCCCTTGGACCTCTCGGACATCGAGAAGTTGGTCACGACCCTATGTTGAGCCGGGCGCCGGTGCGCTGCCGCCGCTCGTGAGCCCTCCGCGCGCCGAATCACGCGTTATCGTCGTGGAATGCCACTCTCTGAAGTTCACGGCCCCTCGAAGGCGGGGATGCCGAACCCGACCCTGTTCCGGATAGGAGGACTCGCGACTTGAGCCGCCATCGGACGTTCGCTTGGATGAAGTATGGGTCCGCCATCATGGCGCTCGCCCTGGCTTTCACCGCCGCTCCCGCCAGCGCCCGGATCGGAATCGGCAATCCGGTCAAGAAGATGAAGGACAAGATCCAGAACAAGGCCGAGGGCAAAGCCGCTCCGGGCGCGGACGACGCGTCCGCGGGGCCGCCGACGTTCGACGACGTCACCCTCGAGCTCACCGACGCCCGAATCGCCGGCATCATCGACGCCTACCAGAAATCGAAGAAGTTCGCCGCAGGACGGGCCCCTCTCAATGCCAAGCGCACGCAGCTGATGGATGAGCGCAACAAGCTGAACGACAAAGAAGGGGACCGGATGCGCGAGCTTCGCGGAAAGCGGGGCGACGTGGAGGAGTGCTATCAGGGTGGCTATCGGGCCGCGGCGGACAAGAAGGCCGAGGACTACAAGAACCGCGCCCTCTCCGACCCCGCCCTCCGCGACAAATTCACCAAGGCGGCCATGCAGTACAACGAGGCCGCCGCCAAGGGCGACAGCTCCGCGATCCAGAAGCTGCAGGCCATCCTCACGGGCGAGATCCTCCCGTCCAAGGAGGACTCGGCCGCGGTTCGGGCCAAGTGCGGCCCGATGCCGCCGAAGTCAGCCGCCGAGATCAAGGATGAGCAGCTCTCCAAGGACATTGACGCGATCGATGAGCAGATCCGCGGGATCGATGAGGAAGTCTCGAAGGTGGGGAACGGAGGCTTGAACCCGCAGCAGTGGGGCACGGCCCTCGAGCGGATTCAGCAATACGTGCAGGGGAAGAAAGCGAAGAAGGAGCCCAAGATGTACACCGACCAGGAGATCCGAGCCATCGAGAAGCGGCTCGCCGAGCTCGAAGAGGCGATGGGGATCTGACCGTGCGCGCGCGGCGCGCGATCTCCGCCGCCACGGTCCTGGTCGCGATCGGTCTGGCTTCGCCCCTGGCCGCCGAGGGGCTCGCGACCCTCGCATTCGATCACCACGGTACCTGGCACACCTTCTGGCGCTCCGACCATCCGCCGGCGCGCTGGGCGGGCCCGGATTCGATGTTGAGCCGCTCGCTCGTCTGGAAGCGGCTCGCGCGGGGGGCGGACTGGTCGAGCGTCCGGCTGGCTTGTGCCGCCCCCGTCTGGCGCGCCCGCCTGATCGTGGCGCGACTCGATCCCCGGGACGTGGCGCTGTCGCTCGTGTTGGATCTCAGCCGCGACGAGGGCCGGCCCGCGTGGACCATCGACCGCGCTCCCGAGGATGCCATCCTCGCCGTGAACGCGGGGCAATTCATCCGTACGATGCCTTGGGGCTGGGTCGCCACGGACGGACGTCAGCGCCTTCGCCCCGGTTTCGGCCCGCTCTCCAGCGCGGTTGCGGTCGATGCCTCGGGGCGCGTGCGCTGGGCGCACGGCGACTCGCTCCTCGACGCGACCGGGGTGGTCGCCGGCTTCCAGTCCTACCCGACCCTCCTCGAGGGCAACGGGGTCGTGCCCGCGACGCTCAGGTCCCCGAATCCGCTCGTGAATCTCCACCATCACGACGCCCGGCTCGCCCTCGGCCAGACCCGGGAGGGATCCCTCCTGATCGTGATGACACGCTTCGACGCCATGGGCGATGAGGCGGGCGGGTTTCCGCTCGGCCCCACGACGCCCGAGATGGCGGCGATCCTGGGCGCCCTGGGGGCGAGCGATGCCGTGATGCTCGACGGGGGGATCTCGGCGCAGCTCCTTCTCAGGGAAACCGGCCGGAAGCCGCTCCGCTGGCCGGGCGTGCGGAAGGTCCCGCTCGCGCTGATCGCGCGGCCACGCCAGCCACGAACTCGGTGACGACCCGCCAGTACGCTTCCGGGCGATCCTTCCATGGGAAGTGGCCCGCTCCCTCGATCACCTCATGTCGCCCCAATCCCGCGGGAAGCGCCTGGGCCAGCTCCCGCCCCACTTCGGGAGCCATGACCGGATCGAGCGACCCTGAGACGATCAAGGCCGGGCACTGAATGCGGTCGACCTGGTTCATGACGTCGAAGGTTCCGAGCAGGGGCATGTAGCGCCGGTTGAGCGGGGCGTTGATCACGCCATACCGGCGATCGGGAAGCGAAGGGCCGAACAGGGCCCAGCAGGGCAGCCACTCCTCGCGCGTCACCTCCTCGCCACCGTACGCCCGCCGAACGACGTCCGCGACCTCATCACCCCCGATCGAACGGAAGCGCTCCACCATGCTCGGAATGTCCATTCGCCCGCCGGCGCTGTCCACGATGATCGCGGCGGCGTGACCGGGATGGCGGATCGCGTGGACCAGCGCGATGAAGCCGCCCATCGAATGCCCGTACAGGATCGGGCGCTCGATGCCGAGCGCGTCGCACAAGGCGCACACGTCCTCGGCGCACGCCTCGTAGCTGAAATCGGCGGGATCGCCCCATGCCGAGCGGCCGTGGCCGCGCAGGTCCAGATAGACCACCTGGGCCACGTCGGCCAGCCGGTGGAAGTCGGGCTTCAAGTAGTAGTGGTCGAAGCTGCCGGGACCCCCGTGCAGGAGCACGACCGTGGGCCGGCGACGCCACGCGCCGTCTTCGGGAATCAGGACGGGTCCGTCCACATCGAACCACAGGGTCGTGCCGTTCACGTCGATGCGCATGCGCCGCTCCTGGGACGTTCTGGAGGGATT contains the following coding sequences:
- a CDS encoding DUF1684 domain-containing protein, producing MNDANVRAKPPTAPILVLGLFAGLLAGLTSCGRGGDSGPAMTAAEADTLMKSYAKDRSDTETWLKSSPTSYLATTQRQDFGDRATMTIGSAAGSDVRVEDPAVKPHHLRVTVEGDSFRVEGVDRGATFEILKDSTTTTSATVPPSSIKVGRFTMRLSHQRFPAIIVFDPQSPRFQLYKGIKYFPPDLAYHIVAGLTPNPHPDTTIILSTRGNRRRAVRVGWFDFKVKGTPVRLEANRLLEPGVGEKDVSLFFTDATTGKESYGVGRYLDPELRPDGRYALDFNKCYNPACAYSEHYNCPIPPAENHLKIPIAAGEMDSHYMH
- a CDS encoding PAS domain S-box protein, with amino-acid sequence MALACVLLGAVMRSSLDGVLGPTGLPFLFFFPAVAAAAWFGGLAPGIMAILAAALLAKWLYLTPVHSLAMPGSFDIAALLGFLSGSALIVFAIEAVHRSRARLVLELQERQRAESGMAKAYEQLATTLRSIGDGVIVTDAEGLITSINAEGERLTGWRSAEAVGTSLTTVFRIIHEKTRNPVESPVASVLRDGRVVALANHTVLLARDGREIPIDDSAAPVRRGDGPILGVVLVFRDATAQRAAYEAHARLAAIVEFSDDAIFTKSLDGIVRTWNRSAERLFGYRADEIVGKPITTLIPPELHHQEPEILSLLRSGRPVDRLETDRITKDGRRLRVSLSISPLRDSEGELIGAAKIVHDITEIAAARESLAREKELLATTLASIGDAVIATDPEGRVTFLNGEAERLTGWTSADARGRPLPEVFHIVNEQTRAIVENPVEKALRLGAVVGLANHTVLLARDGSEWPIDDSAAPIIMNGRVFGVVLVFRDVTERKQVEAALRESERRFRLMADAAPVLIWTTGTDMGATWFNKGWLDFVGRPIEREIGAGWLDGIHPEDVPSCRQTYGMAFAAREPFSRTYRLRRHDGEYRWVFDRGVPLYDSSGAFAGYIGSSVDVTESILAEKARRDADRRKDEFLAILSHELRNPLAPIRMAVGLLRQIGPPDPELHELRDIIERQTSQLSRLLDDLLDVSRIASGKIVLRKERIHLGLAIASAVESVRPAVQARNHELAVTMPSDAIYLDGDLGRLAQVFTNLLHNAVKYTENGGRIRLWVEREGSDVLVGVRDTGVGIAPEQLGRVFEMFAQVDESLEHSQGGLGVGLSLSRTLVELHGGHIEAHSDGIGHGSEFIVRLPIVLAPEPESRGQGLATGPPSAPTGTRILIADDNVDSAAVLAWSLRRSGHEVRVAHDGESALEAIQVFQPRLAILDIGMPRLNGYQLAARIRERLGPDVVLVAVTGWGQEEDKRRALAAGFNHHLTKPLDLSDIEKLVTTLC
- a CDS encoding phosphodiester glycosidase family protein, encoding MRARRAISAATVLVAIGLASPLAAEGLATLAFDHHGTWHTFWRSDHPPARWAGPDSMLSRSLVWKRLARGADWSSVRLACAAPVWRARLIVARLDPRDVALSLVLDLSRDEGRPAWTIDRAPEDAILAVNAGQFIRTMPWGWVATDGRQRLRPGFGPLSSAVAVDASGRVRWAHGDSLLDATGVVAGFQSYPTLLEGNGVVPATLRSPNPLVNLHHHDARLALGQTREGSLLIVMTRFDAMGDEAGGFPLGPTTPEMAAILGALGASDAVMLDGGISAQLLLRETGRKPLRWPGVRKVPLALIARPRQPRTR
- a CDS encoding alpha/beta hydrolase, whose product is MRIDVNGTTLWFDVDGPVLIPEDGAWRRRPTVVLLHGGPGSFDHYYLKPDFHRLADVAQVVYLDLRGHGRSAWGDPADFSYEACAEDVCALCDALGIERPILYGHSMGGFIALVHAIRHPGHAAAIIVDSAGGRMDIPSMVERFRSIGGDEVADVVRRAYGGEEVTREEWLPCWALFGPSLPDRRYGVINAPLNRRYMPLLGTFDVMNQVDRIQCPALIVSGSLDPVMAPEVGRELAQALPAGLGRHEVIEGAGHFPWKDRPEAYWRVVTEFVAGVAARSARAGPSARPASGAASGRFP